Below is a genomic region from Pleuronectes platessa chromosome 5, fPlePla1.1, whole genome shotgun sequence.
GAACCTCATGCACCTCTTACATAAGGAGAGCTTGTATCTTTTAAAAATGGCAAAGGAAAAACACTGcacctcatcctccctcctGCCTCAGTACGTCAGCAAGTCATTCAGTGGTGCCTGACTCATCTTTTCATGAATGAACCAAATCACATACAACTTACACAGCTAACATCAGGTGGATGAAATCCGCTGTCACGGCTCTGTCCTGCATATGACATCAGACTGCATCTAGATGTTTAGTTATTAAAGTGGCAGCGGATATCACCACCCTAAAAATGGTGACAGCCCACATACAGTGCTGCAGAACAGCCCTCTGCACTGCCACTGAATGACCCAGATTTACAAACGAAGCTGCCGACCTGCAACCCCCCCTGTATTTTCTGCAAGAAGAGAAGATTGAAACAAAAGAAGTAAACATTGCAGCAGAGCCATTTCTTTACCTTCCTGTGTCGTCCTTTGAACACCACAGCAAACGCTCCATGACCGACCAGGTCTTTTCTGCTGTACTCAAAATCTCCCACCGTCTCCATTGTGATGGGCCGATGGTCCAGCTGATGCTGGGCACTGTTAAACAGCCTCTCCTCTTCACAAAACAGTCCTGGAGCAGATGATCCGCTCGGTCCTGGCGATGCTGCTTCGTGCACAGCGAGTTATTTCATGTCGAGTAGCTCTGATGTGGCTTATTGCATAAATAAGAGATGCAGTCAGGACATGGTGCATTCACTTGCCCTCTGAGCGGGTCgggatgtttgtgttgtcacaCAGACCAGACGGCTTTGGGCATGACTAGCAACGATTCTGAGCTTAGCTTCGCCCGTGCCAGCTGTCAGTGTTTGACCCAGTGGGAAAGCTGCGATTCAGCTTCGCTCACCAACACGGAGTGGCACCATTCACCGGAGCTGTTCACAGGGACAGTCTACATGATGCCAAGCCTTCTGGATATGACCGTGACAACAGTGAAGCAGACACCGAGCTAGCCTGACTCTGATGATACCCTGTGGCTACAGCTATGGTCATAGCCCATGTCTAGTTAGCAAGTATCTTCGGACATGCTAACAATAATAGGTCAATGACGTTATTAGGTTGTTTAATACTGAATAATTCCAACTGCTTTGACCGAAATATCCGCGTTATAGCAAGATGTTAGCAGGGTGCTAGTGTTAGCATTAATGACAAGGACGCAACACGAATGTCAACACTTGTCTGAAGGCGTTAGTCCTCATTGTGTGTCTTCTTCAACGAGACGTCCAAGTCCATGAGACAGATCTCTGTCCTCCAGAAGACAGGGTTTCCTCAGCGCGTCTCAACGTGAACACTGACTCCTCCTCTGGGATGAAGCTGACGTTGGAGCTGAGAGCAGCTGTCGCCTCCACTGTCAGTCTCTTCCACTTCAGGCTGCGAGCTGCTGATGATATGACGAGTAGAGATGAGTGTACAGCTCTATCTCCTCCTCTGGCTCggcagctcctcctctgctgctgtctcAAACAATACTGAGACCAACCACCGTGTTCCTTATTTATACTCTATCCCTCCGCGCAGGCCAGATGTACACCTATCCTTCCGCTGCAAGGGTTAGTCCGCCTACTAAAGCTTTAAACCTCatgtttgcttctttttttttttaaagtgggcTGATTGAAATAATCGTGATGTTTATCCCAATTATATGCGCTTTTTATGAAGATATCAAATGTTTGCCGTGTGCACAGTTTACCAGGGGTCCCAAGACCGTTTTAGTTGacttgtatttaaatcaaatatatagaaatagatttagagtttttttttgtttgcatgCTACATTACAGTATTTGAGAAcctctgagacaaacactgtatCTTACTCTTGTTTATCAACATTCTAATCATTTGCAACAAAGAGAGCTGAGGTGAAATCGAAGGAAATGCAATTATATTTATGAAGATGTGAAATGATATTGTAAAAGAAATTATTCAGAGTAAACACAGTACTCGTGCCGTGGATAAATAATAACTAAATTGCATATGTATGTATAAATCCGGCTTGTTGTTGCCCACAGACTATACGCTGTCTGGAATCTTACGCCCCCTGATGGCTGCAAACACAATTTGCAGTAAACTTATGTCCTAAACATATATAACAATGCCTGTATTGTTAGACACTTACACGTGTTCAAGCTCAGTGACTGTGGATTTCAAAGACACATTGGCAGACAGTTGTCATATCGTAACTGTATGACACATACGTGACTGAAGTATGACAGAAGTGAGAGTGACAGGTACTGacgtcaaacattttaaaacaggtatattttcaaataaatacattaaaataccCATGACCTTTTTTGCATTTACCCTTTTTTAGTAAAAGTAAATGAGTACGTGCTTATTTTATATAACTAATAACTAGTATAATATATAGTATTATCTAACTTATATAACTAATatagaaacaaaatatttaaacaaggGTATCccatcctcaaaaaaaacaatttattcCCCAGTGATGGTGAATACATTGCTggtaaatactgtatattttgaTACATGATCTTCAACTTCTTGAAATTAGCAGTACAGCCTGTACAATTATTTTTAAGAGCTGCATCTTAACTTTGCCAACTGAAATTGAACTTTGTCACTTTGCAATATGAAAGTCCATGTGATAGTAAGGGCCGTGCATATATACTGAGTATTGCAAAACCATGTGCTCTTATGCAAAGTTCAGGGAAGGTGAGGGAAAAATTTTGTTAAAGTACAACACTGAAGAAAACCCTTTTTTACATAAAGACAATATTGGCTCTCTCTGGTTGTTACGTACCTTTTAttaaaaagagacaaacaaagggaaaacaaaacaataaagttaAAAGGTGTACGTGACAAAAGTGTTTAGAATGTGGTTAACAAAGGGAGGGTTTTACAaatgtgggggatgtgaggaaaAGGTTTTTGTCAAAGAAACTGAAATGAATTTAACAAAATACGATCTGATCTGTTGTCTattcttaaaataaaatcacCGAAATGCCTAACTAACTAATCTAAAGGAGCAGCTCTTCAAAATACACGGGTGACACCAAGTTTGTCTGTACaagtgactctgtgtgtgcaaAAGTGTATAGGGTACCCCGGCTTACCTGATGTCCAAACAAACCTCCCACCACAAACCTTACAAATAGCAATAGCCAACAGTAAAACAGCATCACACAACAGATCTGAGACTGAGTCAAAAAGACCCTGAACTCTGAGGGCTTGCTCCCTTCATTCTGGAGCCCTGGGTTTGTGAACCAATGCAGCAGCTCAAACTACGCAAATGGCAGCCAATATCCTTATCATCAGCAAAACCTACAGCggcagctgagagagagagacaggggagggagagagagacaggcaggagGGAAGAAAAGTCACAGGCCCTTTGATCCTGCCTGACCTCGCTGCACGTAACACTGTTGAACAAGATGATTTTCTCCGAGCTGCTTCAGATGACCCCCTTGAACACTGTGAATGTTATTACACCTTTCTGTCAATACGTCTGTGGTGAAAAGGGAGCTTAACATAAAATGCATAGAATATAAGCACTTGTCAGCTACTGTAGAGCAACACAAGAAACCCTTCTAGAACAGTACAAAATGAATAGAAGCTACAAGGTCTTACAACTTGAAGACAAAGTCATATACACTGTGTCTGATGGATATTTCCATCTTAACACAAGGCTCACATTATATAGtggataaatgtatttaatccaCATGGACTTTTAACACTGTTGCTACAAATAGTTTTGACAATGAACAAGTCTATCACAGTGATTTGTTCAACAATGAGAGAGGGTTGTCAACTAGCCAGAGGTTTGATCTCCTCTAGTctatgctgaagtgtccttaggGAAGATCTTGCCGGCTGTGCAGGGggtgtattaatgtgtgtgattgtgacttctagtgtaaagtgctttgtgCGGTTATTAAGACTAGAAAAACGCTATATAAATGCAGTCCATTTAACATTTTATACAGCGAATGAGGAAAGTAGGAACACATTATTTATCCGTCCAAAGCAAATGGTAACTCAAAGCAAAAGATTTCCATCCAGCCATCACATTAGGCCAGGGATTTTAATGGAGTTGTGATAAGTGTAAACGTTTTCAGTTGAGATTACTTTAGTTTATAGCACAGCGATAGTAACAAGGTGTAAACGTTGAATAATACTGTTGTCTCGTTTCTTTCTGAGGACCTTTGATTAACCAGTAAACAGGTTTTACAGCTCTGCTCATTTTTCTCAGGTACAACACAATGACATGAGCAGACTGACTAGTGGGCTTCAGCGGCTGCTAATGGCTGACCCATATTGCTTTTGGTTCTAGTCACTGAACAACCGTCAGGTCCCAATGAGCCACCACTTACCCTTTAGAGAGTCTACACTTATATCCCAATTTCATACAGACTCATTAATTATCTTAACAAATTTGACTTACTGGTCAAAAAGGATTCGGTTCCTCACATTCAatcatcaatcacattttatttttatagcccGTATTCATAAATTATAtaaggtgtgacatcctgtgtccttaaccctcacaaaagggtaaggaaaaactactgaaaacCCTATTAACAGGGATCAAAGAAACCTCTATGGCCTGTTACACcgggacggacagaagtgcaagagatgccacgtgtaatggagaacatcagCAAAATAAGAGTATTTACAACAAACAAGAAAcagtttgtagcataatggaaagTAAATGCATTGCggagttattgtcagtaatggtagagtaTCTGAGCACTGTATATCAAGCAGTTTTGTTTCAATCATAGACCACGGACAGCTGccaccacgatcaggatccaccaccacaATCCTTTTGAATTTATATTTGGCTGGTTTAACAATGGCCCATTCTTCCTAATACATGTTCCGCAGTACAAAACACAGCTTCTCCGATCGATGTATATCACATATAAACGGTACATTcagaaatgtagaaaaatatCTTTTGATTTGAGAGTTGGGCAGACGATGGTGATGCATCAGTTCTTCTTCTTGGTCTTGGCTGATGCATTTCCAGACTTGGAGGTGGAGTTGTATGTGGGGGACAGCAGCAtggtgaggagcagcagcacaggcaCCAGCAGGTAAGGAACATAAATGGAGACCAGCAACCAGCGCTCCTGCACAGTCTGGGGCCCTGGGTGGGGCTTCATAGGGAACTGATAGAAAAGGATGTGAGCTAGGATCGGCACCAGCGTGGTGGCCACGTGTGTGGAATACACGATGGCAGGAGTCCTGATCCACTTACAGCCACCTGACAAGAAATGTATGAGTTCAGTAACACGTGGAGTACAACCAGCTCTCCTCAAAGTATTACAAATAgtcattatatttaaaataatgttaGTTTCTCTACATCATTTTAAGCGTCTGGGAAATAGAGGAACTATGTATAAACATGGCAATGATTCCTTCAAGATAAAGTAATTTTTCTGTAAAACCCCTTCAATCAAAATTGAAAGTCATCACTTCAATCACACTTAGATGGCTTCAGTTCAAATCTACTGTGCTGCGTACAGACTCAATATTATGACATTTGACAGAAGGTGCATATCTTATTATCTCAAAGCAAGTGGCTGAGGAAGGACAAAAAAGGCCTGACAGGTGACATTTTTTGTCTTGATTATATTATCAAGAGAATAACTTGTTCTCTCATGATAAACATTTTGTGCACACAATTTCCTTGTTGGAAAAAGTTTTTGTATGCGCAGCAAACTACTCCTGCTGATAACAATCaaaaaataatctaataatATGAAATTCTAAAGTGAAATAAGACTTGATCGTTCTTTCCATCATGGTGGCTGGGTGCATCTGAAGTTGTTAAAGACACACCTGAATTATAAGTAAATTATATGAATATCTtgtaagataaaaaataatcctTTCCCAGGTTCTTGCTTCTTACCTTTCCCACAGTTCTTTGCAACTGTTGGATTACACCACATTATTTCTACAGGGCTTCTCTCTTATCAGACAAACTACAACTACAGACACAGATACAAAGGTTAATCATCTGTGGGCAAGTTTGATGAACAACTGTCTATGAGTTGTTGAGATTTATTCACCATGTGCTCCAGCATTCAGGGAGATACAATTATATTTACGTGCATTTATTTCTAAGTAGCATTTAATAGACGCAGGTATATTTTACACAACCCACTCACCTTTTAGGAAAGCATAGGCTGCGATGGGAAAGAAAGGAATTTGGAGCAGACTCTCGCAGAAAATGAAGGACTTGAACCAGACCGGAGGATCCAACATCATGGGGTCTTTATATTCCTCTGCATACCAAGTCAGAAGATCTTTGAGCTGCAGGTAGGAAGGGGCCACATTGCAGAAGAGTTACTGACACCACACCGTCCCTGTTTAACGAGCAGTCACTGGTAGCACGGTTACAGTACAAGGTACTTGGTCTACTTACCTGCTGCGGGTACACATGTCCAGGGAGCAGAGCCTGTAAGTCGATAAATAACGTGATGGGAATGTGAGAGGcaaagtagaagaagaagatgagctCTAACACACGTATAGACATTGTCCCTGGTTTACAGAACACAAGTGACAGTGAAGGTAAACACACAGGGAAGTTTCAGAAGAACGACGTCGCACAGCCGCGTGTTGGTAGGGTGGATCCTATTGGTTCACAGCGAAGGATGGGGGCGTTCCTGGACGCACCATGCACCAACACAAGGAGACTATTGGCTGCTGTCTGCTCGAGACTGATCTGCTTTTTAGGTGCGTTCAGAAAATCCAAAATATCTCCTCTCCTAACCACTAGTCCTCGAGCCTGGTGGAATATGTCACTAATGCAAGGAGAGATTAGAAGGAGAAACTGTaagagttaggaaaggagaaggtgttaggagttaggaaaggagaaaatGTTAGGAGTTAGGAAAGTAGAACCACGGTGCGGAGAACATTAAATCATTACCTCctcacaggaaaaaaacaacaaaaaaaatttaattgtaaatgaaaaaaaaacccaACAGGACAGAAATGTTGAAATTATATGATAACGTTAGGGATATCTATGAAGAAACCCCTATATAAATGAGGGATCAAATGATTGTGTTCATTTTACACAGTCAGGTAGTTGAAataacttttatatttatatttagtcgTGATGATGATTTTGTGAACTATAAGTTAAATATGCCTGTTGATCACTGTGAGTCCAGACTGGACAGATGTGGCAGAGAAGAGTCGTGTGAGGATCCTTTCTGGATCATGTCATGAGAATAGTACAGCTGTTCTGTTTGTTAGATTTACTTGGGTTTGGCCAAGGAGCATTGAAGCTGAACATCTCTTATTATGGCAGCCGCTGAAACACTTTCCGGGTCGTGTCACTCAGGGAGGGAGGTTCCTGAGCAAAATTGACTATTCGAACGCAGCCGTTGTTTATTCCTCAACCGAAATTCTAAAAGACCCGCCCCTTTCCTGTATCTTATTGGCTAGTGCTCTTTGCCTTCATGGGAGATTATCAGGGTAAACCAATCATAAGTAGTGTGTGGGCGGGTCTTCACGCGAGATTCTCGATTGAGCCGGAAATCGTTCCTGCACAGTTGTGTattcatatactgtatatatagaggTGCAGCTTTGTTCATTAGGGCTGAGGATGGAGGACAAGACATGTAGACCAAGATATTCACTTTTTCAAATAGAACAAGTTAATATCCTGTGTACACAAGATGGATAATATCACCCTTATGTCAGACCCCGCTAACTGTTGATATTAAAGAGCAGAATTCATCTCTGATATTCTATAAGGAAACTTTGAAAGTATCAATGATTGGGCTGTTTTATACAGCGACAGCCCTGCTGGTTCAGTAAGCTAAGGATCATGAAGAAAAATGCTGTAGACAGTGTTTGAGACCACACACTCACGATCTgcacaggggcggctcctggtacaagCGACATAGGCTgttgcctagggcgcaaaatgccGAGAGGGCGGCGCAAGAGACTGATTCATCATGActtgacacatgcaatgtaaaacaatacagtaacgTATTCCTGGATTTTCCCTCTCATACGATGAAGGTACTCTATCTCTTCAGTTACTAGTACAGCTCTGTTCAGTTAGTCACGCAAAGGGATATAAGAACTGGGGTTAATGAAAATGCAagagaattcaaaaccaacacaaattaGTAGTCCCCACGTTACACTAAGTTTTACTCAACCTGCGTCCCTGAAATTCAAGTATGTGTCCCTTCTGTATTTCCAATAACACTTTTAGCATTTTGACACAAAACACTGGCTTGAAAATTAATTACACATGGACACTACAGGGATATATCAGGCAGTCCATGCCCAACATACTATATAGCCATCTTTCTGCAGCACGAACCTGAGAAACGAGAATACATAAAACATCAGTATCATTACTAAGTTTTCCATGGCTATGGTCAAACAGCTGCACtcctgaatgagctttgctaatgaaagaatactgcatagtcacatgcagcatgcgttgagagcacagcatcctggtttaaatgttactatcaacacaactcctttggtactctgtgtgcaacaagcatactgAGTCAGGGTGAACATTTACATTAATTCcactgcatacagtacaagcgacacaaacgttttgtactaacaggagaaaacttccgtcaaagtcatacacaacacaatatggatgatgggtacacagttgt
It encodes:
- the tmem97 gene encoding sigma intracellular receptor 2; translation: MSIRVLELIFFFYFASHIPITLFIDLQALLPGHVYPQQLKDLLTWYAEEYKDPMMLDPPVWFKSFIFCESLLQIPFFPIAAYAFLKGGCKWIRTPAIVYSTHVATTLVPILAHILFYQFPMKPHPGPQTVQERWLLVSIYVPYLLVPVLLLLTMLLSPTYNSTSKSGNASAKTKKKN